The Panicum hallii strain FIL2 chromosome 9, PHallii_v3.1, whole genome shotgun sequence genome has a window encoding:
- the LOC112874660 gene encoding protein ARABIDILLO 1-like gives MTRRVRRRTCREREGRVVRSSSRAGSAGVEDEEDAPAAELDWKALPDDTMLQLFARLNYRDRASMAAACRAWRALGSSPCLWSELDLRAHRCDREVASSLAERCGSLRRLRLRGHEAVEAVPGLRARGLREVVADGCRGLTDATLAVLAARHEDLERLQIGPDPLERISSDALRQVALCCSRLRRLRLSGLREADAGAVGALARYCPLLEDVAFLDCGTVDEAALAGIHSLRFLSVAGCRSLKWATASTSWTQLPSLIAIDVSRTDVPTNAISRLISNSKTLKLICALNCISVEEELVQDPSVFRNTKGKLVLTVKSHIFKSITTMFPGVDVKEHEVFNQCNWRHNGIAGDTMTWLEWILSQSLLRIAESNPQGMDEFWLQQGTALLLRLLKSSQEDVQERAATALATFVVMDDESANVDPARSEAVMQNGGIRMLLDLARCSRESAQSEAAKAIANLSVNTKVAKAVADEGGIAILTSLAKSMNRLVAEEAAGGLWNLSVGEDHKAAIAVSGGIKALVDLIYRWPAGTDGVLERAAGALANLAADDKCSLEVAKAGGVHALVTLARSCKLEGVLEQAARALANLAAHGDNNDNNAAVGQEAGALEALVQLTGSQNEGVRQEAAGALWNLSFDDRNREAIAAVGGVEALVSLVQQCLNGSEGLQERAAGALWGLSVSEANSIAIGQGGGVAPLLTLARSEVEDVHETAAGALWNLAFYSGNALRIVEEGGVPVLVSICSTSGSKMARFMSALALAYMFDGRMDEVALVGTSSDSSSKSVNVEGARRIAFKHIETFVLTFSDPQMFSVAATSSAPAALSQVAEVVFIHEAGHLRCSGAEIGRFVAMLRNPSPILRACAAFALLQFTIPGGRHAVHHAGLLQKAGAGRVLRAAAAATTASIEAKIFARIVLRNLEHHQSGMST, from the exons ATGACGCGCCGGGTGCGGCGGAGGACGTgcagggagagggagggaaggGTGGTGCGGAGCTCGTCGCGCGCGGGCTCGGCGGGGGTGGAGGATGAGGAGGACGCGCCCGCCGCGGAGCTGGACTGGAAGGCACTGCCGGACGACACGATGCTGCAGCTGTTCGCGCGGTTGAACTACCGCGACCGCGCCAGCATGGCGGCGGCGTGCCGGGCGTGGCGGGCGCTGGGCTCGTCTCCCTGCCTGTGGAGCGAGCTCGACCTCCGCGCGCACCGCTGCGACCGGGAGGTGGCATCGTCGctcgccgagcggtgcgggagcCTGCGCCGGCTGCGCCTGCGCGGGCACGAGGCGGTCGAGGCCGTCCCTGGCCTCCGAGCGCGCGGGCTCCGCGAGGTGGTGGCCGATGGCTGCCGCGGGCTCACGGACGCCACGCTCGCCGTCCTCGCCGCGCGGCACGAGGACCTCGAGCGTCTCCAGATCGGGCCCGACCCTCTCGAGCGCATCTCCAGCGACGCCCTCCGCCAGGTCGCGCTCTGCTGCTCGCGTCTCCGCCGCCTGCGCCTCTCGGGTCTCCGTGAAGCCGACGCTGGTGCCGTCGGAGCACTCGCCCGCTACTGCCCCCTCCTCGAGGACGTGGCTTTCCTTGACTGCGGCACTGTCGATGAGGCTGCCCTCGCTGGCATCCACTCTCTCCGGTTCCTCTCCGTTGCAGGATGCCGAAGCCTGAAATGGGCTACTGCATCCACCTCCTGGACCCAGCTTCCCTCCCTTATTGCAATTGACGTCTCCCGCACTGATGTCCCCACAAATGCTATCTCTCGCCTCATCTCCAATTCCAAAACCCTCAAGCTTATATGCGCTCTCAACTGCATTTCTGTCGAGGAGGAACTGGTTCAAGATCCTTCTGTATTTAGAAACACCAAGGGCAAGCTCGTGCTAACCGTCAAAAGCCACATCTTTAAATCTATCACCACCATGTTTCCTGGTGTGGATGTGAAAGAGCACGAGGTGTTCAATCAGTGTAACTGGAGGCACAATGGCATAGCTGGTGATACAATGACCTGGCTTGAGTGGATCCTGTCGCAGTCACTTCTGCGAATTGCAGAGTCCAACCCACAAGGCATGGATGAGTTCTGGCTGCAGCAGGGCACCGCACTCCTGCTTAGACTATTGAAAAGTTCGCAGGAGGATGTGCAGGAGCGTGCAGCTACTGCCCTTGCTACATTTGTAGTTATGGATGATGAGAGTGCGAATGTGGATCCTGCAAGGTCGGAGGCGGTGATGCAGAATGGGGGCATCCGAATGTTACTGGACCTTGCAAGGTGCTCAAGGGAGAGTGCACAGTCAGAAGCAGCTAAA GCTATTGCCAACTTGTCAGTGAATACCAAGGTTGCCAAGGCAGTTGCAGATGAAGGTGGTATTGCAATACTCACTAGTTTGGCTAAGTCGATGAATAGGCTTGTTGCTGAAGAGGCTGCTGGTGGCCTTTGGAATCTCTCTGTGGGTGAAGACCACAAG GCGGCTATTGCTGTATCTGGCGGTATCAAGGCCCTGGTCGATCTAATATATCGTTGGCCTGCTGGAACTGATGGAGTTCTT GAACGGGCTGCTGGTGCTCTTGCAAACCTGGCTGCTGATGACAAGTGTAGCTTGGAAGTTGCAAAGGCTGGTGGTGTCCATGCTTTGGTTACACTTGCTCGATCATGTAAACTCGAGGGTGTCCTAGAACAG GCTGCCAGAGCTTTAGCTAACTTAGCTGCACACGGAGACAACAATGACAACAATGCTGCTGTAGGTCAGGAAGCAGGTGCTCTGGAGGCACTAGTGCAACTAACAGGTTCTCAAAATGAGGGTGTAAG ACAAGAAGCTGCTGGTGCTTTGTGGAACCTGTCATTTGATGACAGAAACCGTGAGGCCATTGCTGCAGTGGGTGGTGTTGAAGCTCTG GTTTCCCTAGTGCAACAGTGTTTGAATGGTTCAGAAGGCCTTCAAGAGAGAGCTGCTGGCGCATTATGGGGCCTATCTGTTTCAGAAGCTAACAG TATTGCAATAGGACAGGGTGGTGGAGTTGCACCTTTGCTCACATTGGCACGCTCTGAGGTTGAA GATGTTCATGAGACAGCTGCAGGGGCATTGTGGAACCTTGCCTTTTATTCTGGTAATGCTCTCCGCATAGTTGAAGAAGGTGGGGTACCTGTTCTTGTAAGCATTTGCTCGACATCAGGGTCAAAAATGGCCCGCTTCATGTCTGCACTAGCCCTCGCCTATATGTTTGATGGAAG AATGGATGAAGTTGCTTTGGTTGGGACATCCTCAGATAGCAGTTCCAAAAGTGTTAATGTTGAGGGAGCTAGAAGAATAGCATTTAAGCATATAGAGACTTTTGTGCTCACTTTCTCAGATCCACAAATGTTCTCTGTGGCTGCTACCTCCTCGGCACCGGCAGCGCTGTCTCAGGTTGCTGAAGTAGTGTTCATACATGAAGCAGGACACCTGAGATGCAG CGGTGCCGAGATTGGTAGATTTGTTGCCATGCTTCGGAATCCCTCACCAATTCTTCGTGCTTGTGCTGCCTTTGCCCTTCTTCAG TTCACAATCCCAGGAGGTCGGCATGCTGTGCACCATGCGGGTCTCTTACAGAAAGCAGGAGCAGGTCGAGTGTTGCGTGCAGCAGCGGCAGCAACAACAGCTTCTATTGAAGCTAAAATCTTTGCAAGGATTGTCCTCAGGAACTTGGAGCACCATCAGTCAGGGATGTCAACATGA
- the LOC112874496 gene encoding WD repeat-containing protein WRAP73, producing MEFTEPYKQTGPCCFSPDSRFLAVAVDYRLVVRDVLSLKVVQLFSCVDKISSLEWAPDSEYILCGLYKRPMVQAWSLSQPDWTCKIDEGPAGIAHARWSPDSRHILTTSEFQLRLTVWSLVNTACVHVQWPKYASRGVSFTKDGKFAAICTRRDCKDYINLLSCHSWEIMSVFAVDTVDLAGVEWSPDDSAIVVWDSLLEYKVLIYSPDGRCLFKYLAYESGLGVKSVAWSPCGQFLAVGSYDQVVRTLNHLTWKTFAEFTHTASIRSPCNAAIFKEVDDPWQLDMSELCLSEGFSRNMQDNGAENGTEGGGSRVKYSVMDVPITLPSTKPATDKPNPKQGIGMLSWSSDSHYFFTRNDNMPTALWIWDICRLELAAVLVQKDPIRAAAWDPTCTRLVLCTESSHLYMWTPSGACCVNIPLPNFRIVDLKWNSDGSCLLLKDREFFCCAAIVSALPEEGPDRSDESSEDDE from the exons atgGAGTTCACGGAGCCGTACAAGCAGACGGGCCCATGCTGCTTCTCCCCCGACTCGcgcttcctcgccgtcgccgtggacTACCGCCTCGTCGTCCGGGACGTCCTCTCCCTGAAG GTGGTACAATTGTTTTCATGTGTGGACAAGATAAGCTCTCTAGAGTGGGCTCCAGATTCAGAATATATTCTATGTGGACTTTACAAGCGGCCCATGGTTCAGGCCTGGTCACTGAGCCAGCCTGACTGGACCTGCAAGATCGATGAAGGTCCTGCGGGGATTGCACATGCTCGCTGGAGCCCTGACAGTCGTCATATACTCACTACATCCGAGTTTCAGCTTCGTCTCACCGTGTGGTCTCTCGTAAATACAGCATGCGTGCATGTCCAGTGGCCGAAGTATGCTTCTAGAGGTGTTTCTTTTACCAAGGATGGGAAGTTTGCTGCAATCTGCACCAGGCGTGACTGCAAGGACTACATAAATTTGCTCTCATGTCATTCCTGGGAGATAATGAGTGTCTTTGCTGTTGATACAGTAGACTTAGCTGGTGTTGAGTGGTCACCAGATGATAGTGCTATTGTCGTCTGGGATTCACTTCTTGAATACAAG GTTCTGATATATTCGCCTGATGGTAGGTGCCTGTTCAAGTATCTAGCTTATGAAAGTGGGTTAGGTGTGAAATCTGTTGCTTGGTCACCATGTGGACAGTTTTTAGCAGTGGGCAGCTATGATCAAGTAGTGCGTACTTTGAACCACCTGACATGGAAAACTTTTGCGGAGTTCACACATACAGCCTCTATTCGAAGTCCCTGTAATGCGGCTATATTTAAG GAAGTGGATGACCCGTGGCAGCTCGATATGTCAGAGTTATGTCTTAGTGAAGGCTTCTCTCGTAACATGCAAGACAATGGTGCTG AAAATGGCACTGAGGGAGGAGGTTCTAGAGTAAAATATTCTGTGATGGATGTTCCCATTACCTTACCTTCCACGAAACCAGCTACTGACAAGCCCAACCCGAAACAAGGAATTG GTATGCTATCATGGAGCAGCGACAGCCACTATTTCTTCACCCGGAACGACAACATGCCGACTGCTCTTTGGATATGGGATATCTGCCGCCTTGAGCTTGCTGCTGTGCTTGTGCAGAAAGACCCAATCCGTGCTGCCGCTTGGGACCCTACCTGCACACGCCTCGTTCTGTGCACGGAGAGCTCTCACCTGTACATGTGGACACCGTCCGGTGCCTGCTGCGTGAACATCCCCTTGCCGAATTTCCGGATCGTCGACTTGAAGTGGAATTCAGATGGGAGCTGCCTACTCCTGAAGGACCGCGAGTTTTTCTGCTGTGCTGCAATCGTATCTGCCCTGCCTGAGGAAGGACCTGATCGATCTGATGAAAGTTCTGAAGATGATGAATGA
- the LOC112874497 gene encoding putative dual specificity protein phosphatase DSP8: MRIEELPGDSGGGGGGEGGEELPQLRLGDCGAAAGEGGVVMRVAVDAKRAAVGVGARMLFYPTLCYNVVRNRLESHFHWWDQVDEHVLLGAVPFPSDVLRLKELGVCGVVTLNESYERLVPRSLYEAHGIENLVLPTRDYLYAPSFVNLCEAADFIHRNALSGKLTYVHCKAGRGRSTTVVICYLVQYKNMTPAEAYEHVRLRRPRVLLASAQWQAVQEFYQLRVKKTGKSACLDNPIIKPPLFLATRNLVAFDDSAFVMVSESDLEGYNADTLALNMGSGLWEISLIYRVQFASKAAFAGFSYLWLRCCACKEALPENVGRETCSLEAEQMTTGHPCLLQGVVVNP, translated from the exons ATGCGAATCGAGGAGCTTCCGGGCGAttccggaggaggaggtgggggaGAGGGTGGGGAGGAGCTTCCGCAGCTGCGTCTCGGGGActgcggcgccgcggcgggggagggtGGGGTGGTGATGCGGGTGGCCGTCGACGCGAAGCGCGCGGCGGTGGGCGTCGGCGCGCGGATGCTGTTCTACCCGACGCTCTGCTACAACGTCGTGAGGAATCGGCTTGAGTCGCACTTCCACTGGTGGGATCAGGTCGACGAG CATGTTCTGCTCGGTGCTGTTCCATTCCCTAGCGATGTTCTCCGTCTAAAGGAGCTTGGAGTTTGTGGTGTGGTAACACTGAATGAATCATATGAGAGGCTCGTCCCTAGATCGCTATACGAG GCTCATGGAATCGAAAACCTGGTGCTACCAACAAGGGATTACCTTTATGCACCTTCTTTTGTCAACCTTTGTGAAGCTGCTGATTTCATCCACA GAAATGCTTTATCTGGGAAGTTAACTTACGTCCACTGCAAAGCTGGTCGTGGACGTAGCACTACTGTTGTTATTTGCTACTTG GTGCAATATAAAAATATGACTCCTGCAGAAGCTTATGAACATGTCCGCTTGCGTCGGCCTAGGGTGTTATTAGCTTCTGCACAGTGGCAA GCTGTGCAAGAATTCTACCAACTTAGAGTGAAGAAAACTGGGAAGTCTGCTTGCCTCGACAATCCTATCATCAAGCCACCGTTGTTCCTTGCGACTCGTAACCTTGTTGCATTTGATGACAGCGCATTTGTGATGGTCTCAGAATCAGACCTAGAAGGGTATAATGCGGATACGTTGGCACTTAATATGGGCAGTGGATTGTGGGAGATAAGCTTAATATACCGTGTGCAGTTTGCTAGCAAGGCAGCTTTTGCTGGTTTTTCATACCTGTGGCTTCGATGTTGCGCCTGCAAGGAGGCTCTACCTGAGAATGTGGGGAGAGAGACCTGCTCTCTTGAGGCAGAGCAGATGACAACTGGGCATCCCTGTCTACTGCAAGGTGTTGTGGTTAACCCATGA
- the LOC112872600 gene encoding protein ENL, with product MAAQQQAAAASVLQSFPFRAAVLALCVALLPLLPAAPEAGTGEAGQAFLAKACELLHLLFIGIAVSYGLFSRKNTADDGRAGHAAAEKDAAAGPEPAKADARYAWRMFRDSIAPFDDEEDDEVLPDSPSGGGGGREKMRSWSALHRPEDPVVVVSNGGGGRNGHAADAQAPLSLPVRTLKPQSAQDASAGGGETPRSRSRRGSQDPATGGARDETVLPSPIPWRSRSGRLDAGRPASPSPSPSPKRLSPASSLARETLAKASEEEYYAKRRSPYRSSSISSPPPAPPPPPPPFLVHGYHPAAERRAAVGKSFKEELQHHSMRGRGEDHYSPNTGVFSTSAYSSNNSSTAKPRNSFDGGGGSSSSASVGKSVRTIRAREPAAFQGQSQELPDDAGDGRDAVGMHGLEESYGYRAYQSIPRFQYERSVSDPILGGVAVSSDDTESSDDDDVGAYSTRTNSPRESTPEVDENEVDKKAEEFIARFREQIRRQRIESIKKSAGPRGVKHHAK from the coding sequence ATGGCAGCGCAgcagcaggccgccgccgcctcggtgcTGCAGAGCTTCCCGTTCAGGGCGGCCGTGCTTGCGCTCTGCGTCGCGCTgctgccgctcctccccgcGGCGCCCGAGGCGGGGACGGGGGAAGCCGGCCAGGCGTTCCTCGCCAAGGCGTGCGAGCTGCTGCACCTGCTGTTCATCGGGATCGCCGTCTCGTACGGGCTCTTCAGCCGCAAGAACACCGCCGACGATGGGCGCGCCGGGCACGCCGCCGCGGAGAAGGACGCCGCCGCGGGGCCGGAGCCGGCCAAGGCGGACGCGCGGTACGCGTGGCGGATGTTCAGGGACTCGATCGCGCCGTtcgacgacgaggaggacgacgaggtgctgCCGGACAGTccttccggcggcggcggcggcagagagaaGATGAGGTCTTGGAGCGCGCTGCACCGGCCCGAGGACCCCGTGGTCGTCGTGTCCAACGGCGGTGGCGGGCGGAATGGGCACGCCGCGGACGCGCAGGCGCCGCTGTCGCTGCCCGTCCGGACGCTGAAGCCGCAGTCGGCGCAGGACGccagcgcgggcggcggcgagacgCCGCGCTCGCGGTCGCGCCGGGGCTCTCAGGACCCTGCGACAGGCGGCGCCCGCGACGAGACCGTGCTACCTTCGCCGATCCCGTGGCGGTCGCGGTCCGGGAGGCTCGACGCGGGGCGGCCCGCGTCGCCGAGCCCCTCGCCGTCTCCCAAGAGGCTCTCCCCTGCGTCGTCCTTGGCTAGAGAAACGCTGGCCAAGGCCAGCGAGGAGGAGTACTACGCCAAGCGGAGGAGCCCGTACAGGTCTTCGTCCATCTCCTCGCCACCGCCggcaccacctccgccgccgcccccgttcCTTGTCCACGGTTACCACCCGGCGGCAGAACGCCGGGCGGCGGTGGGAAAAAGCTTCAAGGAGGAGCTGCAGCATCACAGTATGAGAGGCCGAGGAGAAGACCACTACTCGCCCAATACGGGCGTCTTCAGCACCTCTGCTTACAGCAGCAACAACTCCTCGACGGCAAAGCCAAGAAACTctttcgacggcggcggcggctcctccTCGTCGGCTTCAGTTGGTAAGTCGGTGAGAACGATCAGGGCAAGGGAGCCCGCAGCCTTCCAAGGCCAAAGCCAGGAACTGCCTGAcgacgccggcgatggccgtgACGCAGTGGGCATGCACGGATTGGAGGAGTCGTATGGTTACAGAGCCTACCAGTCCATTCCCAGGTTCCAGTACGAGAGGTCAGTGAGCGATCCTATCTTGGGCGGGGTCGCCGTGTCCTCGGACGACACCGAAagcagcgacgacgacgacgtcggCGCGTACTCGACGAGGACCAACTCGCCGAGGGAGTCGACGCCGGAAGTAGACGAGAACGAGGTGGACAAGAAGGCGGAGGAATTCATCGCCAGGTTCAGGGAGCAGATCAGGCGGCAGAGAATCGAGTCCATAAAGAAGTCCGCGGGGCCGCGGGGCGTCAAGCACCACGCCAAGTAG